TAACCGTGGCCCTCGATGCCAATTGTATGGCCAGTATCAGCGCCGCAGATATAGACGAAAATTCATTTGACAATTGCCAGATCGCCTCCATGAGCGTCAGTCCGAACACTTTTACCCATTGTGGTGAATTCCAGGTGACGCTGACGGTAACGGATATCTGTGGCCTGCAGGGTACGTGTACCAGTGTGGTGACGGTGATCGACGGTATTGCTCCAATGGTAACCTGTCCACAGGACGTAACGGTTACGGCTTTTCTTCCTGATTGTGAAGCGGTGGTAAATAATATCTATATCCTTAGCGCTTCAGATAATTGTAGTATAGCTTCGATTATGTATGTCATTTCCGGTGCAACAACTCTTTCGGGAACCGGAGACGCCAGCGGACAAACCTTCCAGCAAGGAACGTCAACGGTGACTTATACGGTTACTGACGATTGTGGGAATACGGCTTCCTGCTCCTTTGATGTCATCGTGGAATGTGTTCAATGCACCTGCAACGGTTTTGCCAACCTCTCATTTTATAACCTTGGAGTGCCTGACGTTGCCGTGAGCTGTAACCAGCCAACAGTAGAATTGCCTTGTATTCCCAATGATGGATTATATTGGTTCAAGGGTGATTTACTCTGTTCTGCTGACTGCCCATCAAGCATTGACTACCAAATTTCTGCCAATGGAGGGCCAGCCATCTTGAGCGGTTCGGTCTTTGGAGGTATTCAGATCCCCATCCTCTCCTTTGGAGCTGCCCAAATCGGAGGTCCCGGAAATTATCAGTTAATTTTGACAGGTAATTGTGGAGGAGACATTTGCACTTGTGTCATTAATTTCACCGTGCCCGAATGTTGTGACTGCGGCGAATTTTCAGAAATGACCTTCCGGCCGGCTCAGGGAGCCATGAACCTCCCGATCTCCTGTGGAGATACTATGGGTATTCTCTGCAACCAGGCCTTTAGTCCCCAGGTCAGTGGATTGTTCCAGTGTCAGGGGCCGCAATGTCCCGCAGTTAATAATATTAACTGGACGCTCAGCGAACCGGGCGGTCCGATCACCCAAAGTGGTCTCATTAACGGTCCTAATTTTAATTTTAGCTTAACCCCGGCATGGTTTAATACCCCGGGCATTTATACGCTGACCTTCACAGGAAGCTGTGGGGGCCAGTATTGCCCTCCCTGTGTGCTGTATTTTGAATCAGAGGGATGTAACTGCTGCACCGACCAGGAGGCTTTTCTCCAGGCCGTGGCAAATTTCCAGGCCAATGCCCAATTTGGCAATTGTTCCATAAATGTAAATGGCACAGGACTGAACGATTGCCTACAGGTCACCTGGGATTGGGGAGATGGCTCTCCTCTTGAAGGACCTTATTCCAATAATACACCAGTATCCCATTCATACACCGGCACTCCTGCACCTCCCTACACCGTCTGTTACACCATTCAGGAGTTTAACGCCGGTGAAGTTTGCTGGGAGATTACAGTGTGCCTCGACGAACAGGTTTTTTGCGACACCTGCTCCTGCGGTGAGCTCAGCGACCTGACCTGGCGCCCGTCACAGGGAGCGCCAAACATTCCGATTGAATGTGGTGACTCACTGGTCCTTGGCTGCCTAAATCCCGGTGCCAATGTGATGTTTGAAGGTCACTTTGACTGCATAGGGGAGGACTGCCCGCCGCCTTTGGTGAATTGGGTTTTGCGGGAAAAAGGAACCCAGCTATTTGTCGGCGCCGGCACCGTCAGCGGTTCGAACTTCCAGATTCCGTTACCGGCATCCTATTTTACTTTCCCAAAAGTTTACGAGTTATTCATCATTGGGGAGTGTAACGGGGTCCTTTGCCAGGAATGTATGTTCATGATCATGACGACGGAATGTCCGTGTGAATGTGGCGAATTTACTGAAATGTCCTTCCGCCCAACACAGGGATCCATGAATATTCCTATAAACTGCGGGGATACCATGGGCATCCTTTGCAACCAGGCCTTCCCCCCGGAGATCAGTGGATTTTTCCAATGCCAGGGCACCGATTGCCCTCCGGATAACACCCTGACCTGGACGCTTAATGAACCAACAGGTCCAATAACCCAAAGCGGAACGACAAACGGAGGAAATTTTACCATTAGCCTAACCCCGGCCTGGTTTAACCACCCCGGCATTTATTCGCTGACGATCACAGGAAACTGCGGTGGTCAGGCATGCCCGCCATGCATACTGTATTTTGAATCTGCGGGATGTGACTGCTGCGCCGACTACGAAGCCTTCATCGCAAACGTACAAAATGCCGTCGCCGTTAGTGTGGACAATGCAATGTGCAAAGCCACCGTAAACATCGGGGACCTCGGCGATTGCAACGATTATCTTGATTTTATCGACTGGGGCGACAACCAGGTATATCTCGGGCCATTTACCTCCGGAGACATGCCGATGCATGTCTATTCCGGCAGCGGCGTGTACCAGGTTTGCTATAAGGCGATAGAAAAGGATGCAAACGGGGTCATCTGCTTTGACTCCACCTTCTGTAAAGCCATTGATATTGCCTGTTCCATTCAGCAGGATACCTGCGTCATGGCACCGGACGGATTGGTAGGATGGTGGCCTATGGATGACCAATGGGGTGACCCGGATGTGATAGATATTTCCGGAGGCCTTCACCATGGCATACCAGAACCCAATGGTTTTGTAGGACTTCCTAATGGTCCTGAACCGGTAGCCGGAAAAGTAGACGGTGCGTTGGATTTTGTCAGTGTGCCGGGCACCAGTTGGGTGACCGTCAATAATCATAATGATTTCCAATTCGGCGGCGGCAGCTTCTCCATTGATGCCTGGATCAACACCGATATGGGCACACAAACAGAGCCCATCGTCAGTAAAATAAATTACCTGACGAATACCGGTTATGCGCTCTCCATCCAGGGTACATCGCCTTATTACCTGACCCTGGAACTCGGCACAGGTACCATGGTGGAATATTTACAGGGACCTGCCATAACTCCAGGTGTATGGAACTTCGTTGCCGTGTCTGTCCTTCCGCAAAACTGGGTTACTTTCTACGTGGGCAATGCCAGCAGTAGTGGAGTCCTTAGCCAAATCAGCCTTCCGATTGGAGTAACCGACGCAGCCAATACGCTTCCATTGCTCATTGGTAAAAATCCGTCCAACCCCCACTGGGATATCACCATTGATGAGTTGGAAATTTTCAGCCTTGCACTATATCCATGGGAGTTCAATACCATCTGGCAAGCAGGCGCCCTGGGCAAATGCAAGCCCGCCTGCCTTTGCGGTAATCTTGGTGCAGATGTCGATGCCGGATACACTGTATTTAGGCTTAATGATACTAGCACTATTTACCAGTTTCACCCCATAGGATTGCTGGATGATTGCGACCTGGTTGTCTGGGATTGGGGGCATGATGGTGCTGTTAGTGAATCTACAGGCAGGGCAGTTGTATCACATACCTTCCCTAATAGTGCTGATTATACTGTTACAATGACAGTCAACCGGTTGGAAGATAATGGGAACACCTGTAGTGCCTCAACAAATTCTATTGTAAACTCATTGAGGGATTTTGCGGATGATGCCAACCTTTTCCACCTCTTCCCCAACCCGACCAACGGCCACCTGACACTCCGCTTTGACGGTCCTGCGCCGAGGAAAGGCCAATGGCAGGTCATCGACTTGTGGGGCCGGGTAGTTCGGACGGAAACCCTCGAACCCAATAAGCCACAACATCAGTTAAATATTGAATCATTGCCGGCCGGCCTCTATTTCGTAAAAGTACTGGACGACGGGATCCCCGTCTGGATAGAGAAAGTTATTAAGCAATAACCCCATGTCCCCCTGGTCAATTTATTTTGGCCGGGGGGCAACCCCAAAAAACCATTTTTAAACCATACCTCCCTTTAAATTAAAGGGAAAATAACAAACGTCAATCATGTACCCATCATTATCCAATGCAAAAACAAGTGACCGATCCGGTTTTTTCAACTCCTGCCTATCTTTGGGATGGCACCAACCGGCTTCCCGGAATACTCGAATTATGGAATACAGAGGTTGTTTTCAGATTTTCAGGTTTTAAATCAAGCCACCTCAACCTGGTCATTCCTGTCTCGTCTATTGAAAAGGTAGAAGAATACCTGATTTTTGATTTGGCCAAAAACGGTCTTAAAATACAGAGCCGGGAAGATAAATTTGATCTTTTTGTAATGGAGGAGGTCTGGAAATTCAAAAATTCCCTGACCAAAGCACTGGATAGACTTTAGAAAAGAAGGTCATCTGCCACCAGTTTATCGATCGTGGCAATCAAAGCCATCAACACTTTATTGTGATTCATATTGTAATCAGCTTCCGTGGTGGATCCCAGTTTGTGTTCTGCTTCATTTTTGCTGTATCGCGCAAAGTTCAGGATGAACTCTTCGTATATCCCTGCACTGTTATCCACACGGGCATTTACACTATTCTGAAGTTCGACTATATGATTATTCCCTATAAGTTTTTTCCAGGTATGCTTTAGTTCAGCCGTTGCATCTGCTGCAAAGACTATCCCCGGTTTATTCAGAAAAGACTGGTTGTCTATTTTATTGATGATATTCAGCAGCATCCCTTTTTCCTTTTCCAGGTTTGAGATCCGAACCTTCATGAATTCAAATTCGGCAGCTTCCAAGGGCGTTAGGTTGACCGGGTTATGGAATTCCTCCTCAAAAAGTTTAATGGCAGGATCAATGTATTTTATCCGGTCGGAAAAAGATTGTTTCAGGAAGTCCTTGTTGATCAAATCCCCGCTATTTACATTGAGCATTTCCCCGCTGGAGAATTGAATGGATACGAAATCATCCTGGTCGTTGTAATCCAATTGGTCAAAATTGATGTTTTGCTTTAATTCCATTTCCCATTTTTAAGTTAAATTAATGGAAATTGATATCAAAGTCAAGATAGCTGTGGCTATCTACGGACATTTTTATGTTTTAAAAATTATCCTCAGCTGATTAACCGAAAGCCAATAAAACCAGGACTTAATCCCACTTATGCCCGAAAGACAAAGCATATTTTCCCGATCCGGTGAAGAAAAGTGTCAGCGCACCAAAGAGGTATAAGCCTAAAAGTTCAACGCCCCATCCTCCGCTTTTTCCGAGTGCAAAAATCGAGGAAGCATGAACCAACAGCATAGCTGTAAGGCAATTGGCTACATAAATCAGGGCAGCCACCCGGGTTCTGTAACCGATAATAAGCATTAAGGGCGCAAGCAATTCCCCGATATAAACGCCGTTGGCGAAAAAGGCCGGCAACCCGATATCGGTCAGATCCGCCTGTATGCCACTGATTCCTTTGCGGATTTTCTGTATCCCATGTAAGAACATCAAAATTCCAAGGGCCAGCCTGAGAATCAGTAACCCTGTATCTGCATTTTTAGCCATTTGTGGAAATGTTTTATTTAAAGATGTGAAATTATTCGTTTTTGGGTAAAAACACAAAAGGTGATGCATTGTTTACATCACCTTTTGTCGAAAAAATGAAATCCTGGATAACCAGGATATAAAATCAGCACCTGGTTGAAAGCATCAGCCTGCTCCTAATTCTTTTTTCGTTTGGTCGTGGTGGTGGTTTTCGTCTTTTTCACCCCCGCAGTATTTCCTTTTTTTCCGGCTTTTGTTGTAGTGGTTGTTTTTCGGGTTCCCTGTTTATTTTGACCCTGAACCTTTGTTTCTGTGGTCGTGCGCTTTCCGGCTTTTACCGTACCATCGCCTTTTTTGACGGCAGTTTTGGTGGTCGTGGTTTTTTTGCCGGCTTTAACGTTGCCATCGGGATTTTTTACTGCACCCCGGGTAGTGGTTTTTTTGGTGACCACCGCGCCGTTTTTGGTCTTTTTCACCCCAACGGTAGTGGTCCGTTGTTTTACGGTAACAGAAGTTCTACGGTGAGGGGCGTAAACACGGTGCGCATTAACGACACGATGCGTATGGACCACCCGGTAGTGTGCATGGTAACGGGTGCATCTGTTATAATGCCACCTCCATGGATGAGGTCTCCAAGGACGCCACCATGTTGGGTAAACCCTCCACCCGTATGGAGATACCCAAACGACATAATTGGGGGCATAAATGTATCTTACTGATGGCCACACCCAGACATTTACCACGATCCTGTAAACAGCAATATCTGCAGACGGGCCTCCTTTGCCATCCATTTCAGCTTCCGCTTCGAAAGGTTCGGCATAAACTTCGGGCCCGTAAAGGTCTTCGTCTCCCTCGATCTGTAAAATAGCGGTTTCTTCTCCTGTTTTTTCGATTTCTATGACGGCGATGTCCTGTACTTCATTCTCATTGACGGGCACCTGAAGGATCAGTACGTGTACGTTTCCTTCCATTTTGTCTTCAACGCGGATGTAATCGATCTCTCCGTCTTCATTGAGGTCGAGATTGTTTACATCATTGTCTTCTTCGTTTAACCGTTTTTCAAAGTCTTCCGGGGAAGAAGAGATCTTAAACATTTCCAATGCTCCCTCAAGGCTGAAATTATCCCCGGGGAGCCCTGTGCTGTCGACAGGTTCGGATTGGGCAAAAACTGATGTTTGCAACAAAATCAGTGCAAAAATCAGCATAAAATTGATGTTTTTCATGGTGTAAATTTTTAGAAATGAATTCAATGGTCAATTTACTATTGACTGTTGAAAAAAGCAATGGTTTAATATTGCTTTATCATTTTTTTAACCATGAAAGAGGGGGCGCAGTTCCAAAATGTGCCTTTATAGAAAAAAGAGGAAAAATTGAATAGATTTCAACTTCATTCTTGCATGTAATCCGGATTGGAATTTTCTCCAATAAGACCTTGGATTCAATCCCATTTTTGAATCACCAACTTCTCCGAATACCGCCCATTAACCAAAACCACATAAATTCCTTCGGGTAAATTTTTAGTATCGATTTTATGCAGTAAAGATTCGGGTTCATTTTGATAAACAAGCCTGCCCATTCCATCAAAAATGCGGACATCATTGATGGGTAACTGACTTTCCTGCCCCAGAGTGATCTCAAAAAATGACTCCGCCGGATTAGGGGATACCTTGAGCAAAGGTGAATCAAAGACTACTTCGTCAACCCCGATGATCCCGCATGCTGCCTCTACTTCTACCCTTGAATTGCAGCCGGGAGCATTGTTCACTATTTCCACCTCATTTTCTTCTTCTGAAAAATTTAGTAGAAAATTACAGATACTCACCGCCTCACAGACTGGGAGGTTTAGGTTGTCTTTGATGAAAACGGAAGTAAAATGGGCGGTATCAACGGCAAAACCAAGCAATGAAACAAGTGATGGATTGCCTTGTATTAGCAGACTTCCTACTGTATCTAATTGAGAGAGGGAAGTAATATCATTCAAATTCTGATTTTCCTTTAAAACAAGCCACGATTCAACCTGTTTCAGATGGTGAAGTCCAGACAAATTCTCCAAAGAAGGGCTGCTGAATATCCCCAGGGAATGAAGGTTTTCAATGTCTTGCAAGGGGGTTAATGTTGATAAAATTTCGTTGCCATAAAAGGAAATAGAACGGACATCTTCACCCGTAATCTCGTCAAAAGCACTTAACCCGGTTAGGTCATCATTTTCATAAATACTGATTCCTTCTGAAAAACCAGGTAAGCTCGTTATATCAGTCAGGTTTTCATTGGAGATAATAGCTAACCTCTCTACAGAGGCAAGGCTGTCCAGCCCGTTTAAGGTGACAAGACCATTATTATTCTCAATATAAACCTGCGTTATTATGCCCCCCGGTTTCAAACCGTCCACACTTTCCAGCGCATCATTCTCCACCACATGAAGTTCATCGATGTATGCCTGATTTTGCAATCCATCCAGATCAGGCAAAGCATTATTGTTTTCTATCCTAAGATCGTACAGGTTTGTGATAGCTCCCAGCCCTTCCAGACTTTGCAAGGCATCATTACCTTCAATAACTACATCCCATAGATCATCATACATTTGACCAGGGTCTTCAGGAATGGCTTCTGCATAGGTAATTCCTTCCAGGCCATGCAAGTCCAGCAGGTTATCATTATCTACAATAATCAAGGGGCTTGCCCATAAAGAAAATACACCCTCGATATTTTGGAGACCTGTTAAATGAAGCAGGGCATCGTTATTTTCGATAATGAAATAATCCAGCATGCCTGAAATTCCGGACAATTGGCTTATATCTGTCAGGGAAGGATTGTCCAGAATCCAAAGCTCACTAACCGTTGTATTAATATTTTCCAACCCGGACAGGCTGGTAAGCGAATTAAGGCTCGATAAATGCAACATGGTAATACTTGTCAGAAAGTGGAGACTTTCCAGAGAAGAAACAGAAGCCCCGGTTATCGTCAACCTGTGAATTTCCGAACAATTCGGATACATCGTTGCAAAAGCTTCTACCTCTATCTGACCGGATAAATAAATATTCAGGTTATCCGGGCATTGCGCCTTTCCGGCTAAAATGGCCAGGAATAATATCCATACTGAAAGTAAGATTTTTCTTTTCATGATTTTTGGATTTTGTAATGAAGTCCTTTGTACAGGATAAAAATCGGTAATAATTTCCCGAGAAAAAGCCTCCGAGGTTTCCCTCCCCGGAAAAGGCTAAATTACCGGAAGTTATTCTCAAAACCGTAATAGAAACCTCGAAGGTTTAACCGCACTTATTGCCTGACAACTTTCCCAACCCACCGATCATTCACCACCACCACATAAATTCCTGGTTGCCAGTTGTCCGCTGTCAGGGAAACGGATGACTGTGGAGGAAATTCCTTTTCAAAAACAACCCGACCGGCAAGGTCATAAACTTGTACATGTTTAATACCCGACGAGGCGCCATTTTCGAAAGCTGTTTTATACAACCTGACTGTAAAGAAACTGCTTACAGGGTTCGGGCTAATGGAAAGTCCAATATTTTCCTCTGGCGGGATCAAAATCGTCGTTGTGCTATCACAAAAAGCAGGATCAAGGCAGCCCCATTCATCTAATTTCAGGAGCCAGCCCCGCTGAGGGTAGTCTTCGTATGAAGAGAATGACTGTGAAAGGCCACAGGCCACAATACCATGATCTTCTGTTTCCGCGGCATCCGATAACTCGCTATACCGATTAGAGGTGGAAATGATCTTTCGTTCCCAGTCAATGACACCATTTTGATCAAATTTCACCAACCAGCCTTTTTGTCGCCAGACGTCATCTGTCTGGAAGGTGTCCCACACAGCTCCTAATGCAATAAATTTACCATCATAAGTTTGGATAAGACTGTTGAACCGTGTTAAAGAAGACTGCTGGCCTAAAATCATATCCCATTCCTTGTTTAAAGTACTATCCAATTTACATATATAGCCTTGATAACGTGCATAACCGGCTTCGCTGGTTTCTTTGAAATATTTGGATACAAACACAAATCCTCCATCTGGAGTTTTTAGTATTTTTTGAGGTTCAAGTGTCTTTGGGGTATCATTATTCCATTCGAAAAGAATATCTCCGTCCTGGTTTGTTTTTAATATGGTAGAGTGACTCCCGTCCTGATTTGTAATGCGTAGCCCTATTAAATATGTACTATCTGTCTCAATCGTGAAACAACCGGGAATATAATAGGCTAATGAACTTTCGTACTCCCTTTCCCAAAGCACATTTCCCTCATTATCTGAATAAATAAGCACTGAAGATATAGGATATCCTGCCGGGTACCCGGATTCTTGTCTGTTTGCCAAAAATAATAAATCATTATTAGCGAGAATTATTCCACTAATAAAACGGTAGGCATAGCTGTTTTCTGAAGGAGGGTATATCTTTATCCAATCAACAGAGGAATGTTGATCTATCATTGCTGCAAAGCCGAAATCATCAGCAAAATAATCTCCTGCGCCACCAACTACAAGTGTTTTATTTTCTTTTTGATAAATTGATCTACCTGCATAAGGAATAAATTCCATAGGGGTATCTGGCCCATATTCATTAAACCAGGAGAAGACCTCCCCGGATAAATCAAACTTTGAAATCATCAATTTACCGGGATAATACGGAGGAATCAAAACCGCCCCTCGGCCAATAGTAATGATCGTATCGCCCTTCACCAAAATATTTGAAAAATCCATGGCCGGAATTTCTTCCTGGAAAATAATCCTTTCATTGAAAGTCTGACACTGCACTTCCTGAAGAATAGACAAAAGTAAAAAACAGACAATGAGCATTCGCAATAAGTTCATTGGCATAATTTTTTTTATTCGTGCAAACCCGGAACAATATCAAGAAGATGGAAAGCAAAAAAGACGAGATGTGTTTCCATTTGTTTCCGGGTTGATTCCTCCAAATATAGTTCTTTTTTTTGACGAATCCCAAACTTTAGCGCTTAATGGGGCTTATGGTCAAATATCTTAGGGAAATGTAAAACCTGAAATGGCAATTTTAAATTTAAAGTACTGACTTTAAGTGATTTACAAGATCAGGCATGTCAATTTGTTTTTTATCGTTCTTTAGTGAGGCGAAGTTAGCGTTTTGCAAAATATGAAATCTTTATTCTAGAAGAAGGTTGAGACAGGTTTCCTATCAACACGCATTATCCCGACGGCAGCACCTTCATTCGATCATTTAAACGCTGGACAGGCATAACGCCACGGGTTTACCGTGAAAATTTGCTTTCCCTGTCCTAAACCTGACAAACAATATTTTCAATAGGAATAAAAATTATTGCCAGACATAAATTGTCCTCCCAAAAAATTATCTTTGGGCAAGCCCCCAAAGGAAAAACTTATCCCCCATTTTCAATATAAAAAAATTGTGTCCGGGTTGAAAGCTGTTTTGAGCTATTGAGTGAATAGCCCATAAAATTTTCGATTAACATCAAAACATACAAAGAGAATGCGGTTTCCTTTACTTGCCACTTTAGCCTTTATTGTTTTCCCTTTTTTCCTTTATGCACAAAATGAAGACTGCATCACCGCAGAAGTCATTTGCTCTGACGGCCCCGTTGTTTTCAACCCTAGCGGATCCGGAATAGATGATTTTGCAGATCCGGATAATGACAATGACTGCCTGCTTTCCTTTGAAAACCAAAGCGGATGGTATTATTTTGAATTCCGCGCGGATATGCCTCCAAACAGCCAGATCGAGTTCACCGTTAATCCGGATGGAGGTTTTGGGGAAGATTATGATTTCGCCATTTTCGGGCCGGACGTCAATTGTGGAAATCTGGGCTCTCCTATCAGATGTTCTTATGCTGCTTCAAATTGTGCTTTTTGTCCGCAAACTGGATTGGGAAACGGCGCTACAGACCTTTCAGAAAGTGCATTTGGCGACGGTTTCGTAGCGCCTCTGATTGTACAACCCGGCCAGGGATTTTACCTGCTGCTCGACAACTGGCTGGGAAGCTCCACCGGGTTTAGCATGACCTGGGGCGGCTCAGCAGCGCCTTTTTTGAATTGTAATGTCGATCCTACCTGTGACCTCGAACTTACCCCCGGTGCACCCGTTGCACTTTGTGGAGGCGACCCTGCTTTTTCCATGCCGGTTTCCGTATCAGACAATATGGGTGGCGAGGTTTATAGCTGGACGGCTACCGGTGCGGGGCTGAGCTACTTATCCGCCACCAATGTCCTCAACCCCACCGTAACCATTCCTCAAAATTTTTCAGGAACCCTCACCTATACCCTCACTGCAACAGAAGGAAATTGTGAAGCCATGGCCGATGTAGTCATCAACGTTTCACCCCTGCCGACCGTGTCTGTAACCGGGCCGGCAAGCGCTTGCGGAGATGCAACGGTGACATTGAGCGCTACGCCCGGTTTGACCAGTTACGTATGGTCAAACGGAGGCAACACCCCTGATATTTCGGTCACTCAATCCGGAACTTATTCCGTCACGGCGACCGACAGCAACGGGTGTCAGAATGAAGATTCGTTTACGGTGGAAATACTGCCTGGCCCGGAACTGACCAGTGATGGTCCGGTGGCGCTATGCGGCGGTGACCCTCCTTTTTCCATGCCCGTTTCTGTCACGGGTGTTATGGGGGCAGAAACTTACAGCTGGACCGGGACGGCCCTGGCGCTTTCCTACTTATCCGCCACCAATATATTAAATCCAACGGTAACCATTCCTCAAAATTTCTCCGGTAGCCTCACTTATTCTCTGACCGTCACGGAAGGAGATTGTGATGACATGATCGATATTACGATAATGATTTCCCCTTTACCAGATGTTTTCATCAGCGGACCGGAGGGCGTTTGTGAAGGCAGTTCGGCCAACCTGAGTGCCACCCCGGGGTATCCTGGTTATCAATGGTCTAATGGCGGCAATTCCGCAAACATCAACGTAACTGAAGCAGGAACCTACACCGTCACGGTCACCGACAGCAATGGCTGTCAGAATGAAACCTCTTTTGACCTGGCCGTTTATCCCTTGCCCGCTCCTCAAATTAGCGGAAATGCTTTCGTCTGCCTGGGACACCCTACGGTCTTAACGGTTACTCCCGGGTTCGAAACCTATTTATGGTCCAATGGAGCCACCAGTCAAACGGCCACGTATTCCGAACCCGGCATAGCTATGCTACTGGTGACCGATGCGAACGGGTGTGAAGGTTATGCAGAATTTGATATAACCGATGTTAATATCCCGCCCCCTGTAATCATCGGGGATCCAGTGTTCTGCCCCGGTGAAACCTCGACATTGTACACCGAGGATTTATACGCGGGATATTTCTGGAGTAACGGTTCTACCGATGCACAGATAGTGGTGTCCGAGGGCGACAACTATTTTGTAACCGTAACAGATGCAAACGGATGCGAGGCCGTATCGGCTTTTGTAGTCCTGGAAGCACCCGAATTATTCCCCCAGATCCTAGGCGTGCCAGGTGTTTGCGAAGGCGAAGTGGCCACCCTGGTTGTCCAGGGGAATTACCCGGTATATGATTGGAGTACCGGTGCCACCAACCAGTCGGTGATCGTAAATCCGGGCACCTACTCCGTAACCATAACAGATAATTACAATTGCTCCTTTTCCACTGATTTTACGCTGACCGAAAATCCACTCCCTGATCCGGAGATCACAGGATTACCCAGTTTTTGTCTGGACGCTTCCACCACACTTTCGGTGTCGCAGAATTTCGACCAGTATTATTGGTCCAATGGAGCCACCACCCAAAGTGTGGAAATCAACGAAGAAGGCAACCACTCCGTTACCGTTGTCGACATTAATGGCTGCATAGGTGAAACTTCCATAATGGTATCGGAACTTGAAATGCTCGAACCAGGCATCTCAGGCACCCCGGAATTTTGCACCGGAAGTTCCACCATTCTGACCGGAGAAAGTGGGTATGTTTCCTATTTGTGGTCGAATGGGGAAGAGACTCAGTCTGTCACGATAGATTCCGCCGGAGTTATAAGTCTTTATGTAACGGATAACAACGGTTGTTCCGGTTCCACAACCATAACAACACTTGAAAATCCACTTCCCGAACCTCAAATCAATACAGCGGGTTATTTTTGTGAAGGAGATTCTGTATTGCTTGAAGTCAATACTATTTACCCCCAATATTCCTGGTCCAATGCAGCAACAACCTCACAGATTTTCGCCTCCCAGGCAGGCAATTATTTTGTGAACGTAACCGATGCCAATGGCTGTGAAGCGACTGCCATGACAACCATTGAATCTATAACGCTACCGGTTCCCGGAATTGAAGGTTCCCTGCAATTTTGTCCGGGCACCACTACCAGCCTATTGGGAGAGGAAGGTTTTGTCACCTACCAATGGAGCGGAGGGCAAAACA
This sequence is a window from Lewinellaceae bacterium. Protein-coding genes within it:
- a CDS encoding T9SS type A sorting domain-containing protein — encoded protein: MNLLRMLIVCFLLLSILQEVQCQTFNERIIFQEEIPAMDFSNILVKGDTIITIGRGAVLIPPYYPGKLMISKFDLSGEVFSWFNEYGPDTPMEFIPYAGRSIYQKENKTLVVGGAGDYFADDFGFAAMIDQHSSVDWIKIYPPSENSYAYRFISGIILANNDLLFLANRQESGYPAGYPISSVLIYSDNEGNVLWEREYESSLAYYIPGCFTIETDSTYLIGLRITNQDGSHSTILKTNQDGDILFEWNNDTPKTLEPQKILKTPDGGFVFVSKYFKETSEAGYARYQGYICKLDSTLNKEWDMILGQQSSLTRFNSLIQTYDGKFIALGAVWDTFQTDDVWRQKGWLVKFDQNGVIDWERKIISTSNRYSELSDAAETEDHGIVACGLSQSFSSYEDYPQRGWLLKLDEWGCLDPAFCDSTTTILIPPEENIGLSISPNPVSSFFTVRLYKTAFENGASSGIKHVQVYDLAGRVVFEKEFPPQSSVSLTADNWQPGIYVVVVNDRWVGKVVRQ
- a CDS encoding T9SS type A sorting domain-containing protein; this translates as MKRKILLSVWILFLAILAGKAQCPDNLNIYLSGQIEVEAFATMYPNCSEIHRLTITGASVSSLESLHFLTSITMLHLSSLNSLTSLSGLENINTTVSELWILDNPSLTDISQLSGISGMLDYFIIENNDALLHLTGLQNIEGVFSLWASPLIIVDNDNLLDLHGLEGITYAEAIPEDPGQMYDDLWDVVIEGNDALQSLEGLGAITNLYDLRIENNNALPDLDGLQNQAYIDELHVVENDALESVDGLKPGGIITQVYIENNNGLVTLNGLDSLASVERLAIISNENLTDITSLPGFSEGISIYENDDLTGLSAFDEITGEDVRSISFYGNEILSTLTPLQDIENLHSLGIFSSPSLENLSGLHHLKQVESWLVLKENQNLNDITSLSQLDTVGSLLIQGNPSLVSLLGFAVDTAHFTSVFIKDNLNLPVCEAVSICNFLLNFSEEENEVEIVNNAPGCNSRVEVEAACGIIGVDEVVFDSPLLKVSPNPAESFFEITLGQESQLPINDVRIFDGMGRLVYQNEPESLLHKIDTKNLPEGIYVVLVNGRYSEKLVIQKWD